From Pseudomonadota bacterium, a single genomic window includes:
- a CDS encoding ribose-phosphate pyrophosphokinase, with translation MSMLRPARLICGSSNPALGDKLAAVLGQPITSAAVQRFADGEIGVQINESIRADDVFLVQSTCAPSNDHLMELALLIDACRRASAARINAVLPYFGYSRQDGLTGHPSPISAKVVANMLTAVGVDRIITIDIHAAQIQGFFEVPVDHLHCTRLLVEHLKQLPLDEPVVVSPDAGGVDRATQVAMGLGGSIALIDRGRSASGSARSMQLVGDVQGRDCVLVDDIIDTGGTLTEAAALLVARGARSVRAAVTHPVLSGAAVARLERSQISELITTDTIPLSAEKQSAKISVVTVAPLLAAVIRNVHVGASVLALAL, from the coding sequence ATGTCGATGCTCCGGCCTGCTCGGCTGATCTGCGGCAGCTCGAACCCCGCGCTCGGCGACAAGCTCGCCGCGGTCCTCGGCCAACCGATCACCAGCGCCGCGGTGCAGCGCTTCGCCGACGGAGAGATCGGCGTGCAGATCAACGAGTCGATCCGCGCCGACGACGTCTTCCTGGTGCAGTCGACCTGCGCGCCGAGCAATGATCACCTGATGGAGCTGGCGCTGCTGATCGACGCCTGCCGACGCGCCTCCGCGGCGCGGATTAACGCCGTGCTGCCCTACTTCGGTTACAGCCGTCAGGACGGGTTGACGGGCCACCCCTCGCCGATCTCGGCCAAGGTCGTGGCCAACATGCTGACGGCCGTCGGTGTCGACCGGATCATCACCATCGATATCCACGCGGCGCAGATCCAGGGCTTCTTCGAGGTGCCGGTCGATCACCTGCACTGCACGCGCCTGCTCGTCGAGCACCTCAAGCAGCTCCCGCTCGACGAGCCCGTAGTGGTCTCGCCCGATGCGGGCGGCGTCGACCGCGCGACCCAGGTCGCGATGGGGCTCGGCGGATCGATCGCGCTGATCGACCGGGGACGGAGCGCGAGCGGCTCGGCGCGCTCGATGCAGCTGGTCGGCGATGTTCAGGGGCGCGACTGCGTCCTCGTCGACGACATCATCGACACGGGGGGCACCCTCACCGAGGCGGCGGCGCTGCTCGTCGCCCGCGGCGCGCGCAGCGTGCGCGCCGCGGTGACGCATCCGGTGCTCTCGGGCGCCGCCGTGGCGCGCCTCGAGCGCTCGCAGATCAGCGAGCTGATCACCACCGATACGATCCCGCTGAGCGCCGAGAAGCAGAGCGCCAAGATCAGCGTCGTCACGGTCGCCCCGCTGCTCGCCGCCGTGATCCGCAACGTCCACGTCGGCGCCTCGGTGCTCGCGCTGGCGCTATGA
- a CDS encoding NAD(+) synthase, which yields MQGFARLSAAVPRCVVADVSANCAATLALWRRADAEGSQLVVFPELGLSSYSARDLLHDASLLAACREGLSWLAEQGKGLRPLALVGLPLRVGGGLYNVAAALQGGRLLAVVPKSYLPAQREFEERRWFRSGLAVPPASTLQWDGREVPFGTDLLLRAGGQADLVVGVELCEDLWVALPPSAFQVGAGATVICNLSASNATVGKAELRRLLARSASDRGKCAYVYVGAGPGESSTDVVFDADAFICEDGRVLVNSQRFVREGQCLTTDIDLELLQQERLRSSSFGDCAEQHARSFRSVAFRAQAPTAPLRRMVTPHPFLPADATALAERCSDIFSIQTQGLVTRVLAAGSERLILGLSGGVDSTQAALVAAAALDELGVPRAQLEAVLLPGLGTSSRTSANSKALALALGATTRELDISESTRLVLSATEHPALAGIASAEALIERLREQPALGDAALENAQARLRTLLLMTLANQHHGLVVGTGDLSEKALGWATYAGDHIAMYDVNVGVPKTLIRLLIRWVANERATQWSSGDGPLLRRTLFDILDTPISPELLPAHLSGEIAQLTEAAIGPYELHDFFLYHLVRHGARPTRILLLAEVAFAGRYALPELQRWLRVFLQRFFASQFKRSCTADGPKVGMVALSPRGDWRMPSDASPRGWLAEVEAYGAGDTRTTRAT from the coding sequence ATGCAGGGGTTTGCCCGACTGAGCGCTGCCGTGCCGCGTTGTGTGGTGGCAGACGTCAGCGCCAACTGTGCGGCGACGCTGGCGCTCTGGCGGCGTGCGGATGCCGAGGGCAGTCAGCTCGTCGTCTTTCCAGAGCTCGGCCTGTCGAGCTACTCCGCGCGCGACCTGTTGCACGATGCTTCGCTGCTCGCCGCCTGCCGCGAGGGTCTGAGCTGGCTCGCGGAGCAAGGCAAAGGGCTGCGACCGCTGGCCCTGGTCGGCCTGCCACTGCGCGTCGGCGGCGGGCTCTACAACGTTGCGGCCGCGCTGCAGGGCGGTCGCTTGCTGGCCGTGGTGCCCAAGTCTTACCTGCCGGCGCAGCGCGAGTTCGAGGAGCGTCGCTGGTTTCGTTCGGGGCTGGCCGTGCCGCCGGCGAGCACACTGCAGTGGGATGGCCGTGAGGTGCCCTTTGGCACCGACCTGCTGCTGCGGGCCGGGGGCCAGGCGGACCTCGTCGTTGGCGTCGAGCTCTGTGAGGACCTCTGGGTCGCGCTGCCGCCGAGCGCCTTTCAGGTCGGCGCCGGCGCGACCGTCATCTGTAATCTCTCGGCGTCGAACGCCACCGTTGGCAAGGCCGAGCTGCGGCGCCTGCTCGCGCGCTCCGCGTCGGATCGGGGCAAGTGCGCCTATGTCTATGTCGGCGCCGGGCCGGGCGAATCGTCGACGGACGTTGTCTTCGACGCCGACGCCTTCATCTGTGAGGACGGCCGCGTGCTCGTCAACTCGCAGCGCTTCGTCCGCGAGGGCCAATGTCTGACGACAGATATCGACCTCGAGCTGCTGCAACAGGAGCGCCTGCGCAGCAGCAGCTTCGGTGATTGCGCCGAGCAGCACGCGCGCAGCTTCCGCTCGGTCGCGTTTCGCGCGCAAGCGCCGACCGCGCCGCTGCGCCGGATGGTCACGCCGCATCCCTTTCTGCCCGCCGACGCGACTGCGCTGGCGGAACGATGCAGCGACATCTTTTCGATTCAGACGCAGGGGCTGGTGACGCGCGTCTTGGCCGCCGGCAGTGAACGGCTCATCCTGGGGCTCTCGGGCGGCGTCGACTCGACCCAGGCGGCGCTTGTCGCTGCGGCCGCGTTGGATGAGCTCGGCGTGCCGCGCGCGCAGCTCGAGGCCGTGCTGCTGCCGGGGTTGGGCACGAGCAGTCGGACCAGCGCCAACAGCAAGGCGCTGGCGCTGGCGCTCGGCGCCACCACGCGTGAGCTCGATATCAGCGAGTCGACACGGCTCGTGCTGAGCGCGACCGAGCATCCGGCGCTGGCGGGTATCGCGAGCGCCGAGGCGCTGATCGAGCGCCTGCGCGAGCAACCCGCGCTCGGTGACGCAGCCCTCGAAAACGCACAGGCCCGGCTACGCACCCTCCTGCTGATGACGCTGGCCAACCAGCACCACGGGCTGGTCGTCGGCACGGGCGACCTCTCGGAGAAGGCGTTGGGTTGGGCGACCTACGCCGGCGATCACATCGCGATGTATGACGTCAACGTCGGCGTGCCGAAGACGCTGATCCGGCTGCTGATCCGCTGGGTCGCCAATGAACGCGCGACGCAGTGGAGCAGCGGCGACGGCCCGCTGCTGCGGCGCACGCTCTTCGACATCCTCGACACACCGATCTCGCCCGAGCTCCTGCCCGCCCACCTCAGCGGCGAGATCGCGCAGCTCACCGAGGCGGCGATCGGCCCCTACGAGCTGCACGATTTCTTCCTCTATCATCTGGTCCGTCACGGCGCGCGGCCGACCCGTATCCTGCTGCTGGCCGAGGTCGCCTTCGCCGGGCGCTATGCGCTGCCCGAGCTGCAGCGCTGGCTGAGGGTCTTCCTGCAACGCTTCTTTGCCAGCCAGTTCAAGCGCTCGTGCACCGCCGACGGGCCCAAGGTCGGGATGGTGGCGCTGTCACCGCGTGGCGATTGGCGGATGCCCTCGGACGCGAGCCCGCGCGGCTGGTTGGCCGAGGTCGAGGCCTACGGGGCTGGCGATACCAGGACGACGAGGGCCACTTGA
- a CDS encoding ArsA family ATPase, producing MSAELCPVVLLSGKGGVGKTTIAGATAIHLARQGRRVLAVSTDPAHSLADVFEQALGAEPRLVAPNLEALEIDATGFFGAATAAVGEAEQPSTARGLARVLALASQGPGVDELAAIQILLQALETSAHDVVVVDTAPTGHTLRLLMLPELLEGWMGALLDLQHHLGRAGRLLRRWLPRGATEHGSRDELERGLHGGRRRLTQLREHLADAQRAAVFLVTIPEALSVLETLRTLQTLQQLRVGVGGLIVNQLQPSSATCQHCQGRHARQQQQLQHLRAAVGELPLHLVPSLASEVRGLEALAAFAARLWDEQSFASLQREGARCSVG from the coding sequence ATGAGCGCCGAGCTCTGCCCCGTCGTGCTGCTCTCCGGGAAGGGGGGCGTCGGCAAGACCACGATCGCTGGCGCCACGGCCATTCATCTGGCGCGCCAGGGGCGCCGCGTGCTCGCCGTGTCGACGGATCCCGCGCACTCGCTCGCCGACGTCTTCGAGCAGGCGCTCGGCGCCGAGCCACGCCTGGTGGCTCCCAATCTCGAGGCCCTCGAGATCGACGCGACCGGGTTCTTCGGCGCGGCGACGGCGGCTGTCGGCGAGGCCGAGCAGCCCTCGACCGCGCGAGGCCTGGCGCGCGTGCTGGCGCTGGCCAGCCAGGGCCCCGGCGTCGACGAGCTGGCGGCGATTCAGATCTTGCTGCAGGCGCTGGAGACCAGCGCGCATGATGTGGTGGTCGTCGATACGGCGCCGACCGGCCACACGCTGCGCCTGCTGATGTTGCCCGAGCTGCTCGAGGGCTGGATGGGGGCGTTGCTCGATCTTCAGCATCACCTCGGCCGCGCCGGGCGCCTCCTGCGGCGCTGGCTTCCGCGCGGCGCGACCGAGCACGGCAGCCGCGACGAGCTGGAGCGCGGGCTTCACGGCGGACGCCGGCGCCTGACGCAGTTGCGCGAGCATCTGGCGGATGCGCAACGGGCCGCTGTCTTCCTGGTGACGATTCCCGAGGCGCTAAGCGTGCTCGAGACCCTGCGCACCCTGCAGACCTTGCAGCAGCTGCGCGTCGGTGTCGGCGGCCTGATCGTCAACCAGCTGCAGCCCTCCAGCGCCACCTGTCAGCACTGCCAGGGCCGCCATGCGCGGCAGCAGCAGCAGCTCCAGCACCTGCGCGCCGCGGTCGGCGAGCTCCCGCTGCACCTCGTGCCGAGCCTCGCCAGCGAGGTCCGCGGCCTCGAGGCGCTGGCCGCGTTCGCCGCTCGGCTCTGGGATGAGCAGTCCTTCGCGAGCTTGCAGCGCGAAGGCGCGCGTTGCTCAGTCGGCTAA
- a CDS encoding transketolase — translation MRTRDPEQLRAIARELRVSILRTIHQAKSGHTGSSLSCIDLLTCLYFAEMRHYPFQSDWPGRDRFVLSKGHAAPALYAVLHRWGYITSHDLARLRQLESITQGHPDSRRCPGVEASTGSLGQGLSVGHGMALALRGQAQRVYVLLGDGELQEGQIWEAAMSAAHFRSAGLCAIVDANRLQIDGAVAKIMNVEPIAAKFIAFGWKALEIDGHDIEQILGALDQSRANTETPTVIVARTIKGKGVSLFEDKVEWHGRAPNAAELALALGELGEPPAVTEP, via the coding sequence GTGCGCACCCGCGATCCCGAGCAGCTCCGGGCGATCGCCCGCGAGCTGCGGGTCTCGATCCTGCGCACGATCCACCAGGCGAAGTCCGGCCATACGGGCAGCTCGCTCTCCTGTATCGATCTGCTGACCTGCCTCTACTTCGCGGAGATGCGTCACTACCCGTTTCAGTCCGACTGGCCGGGGCGGGATCGCTTCGTCTTGAGCAAGGGCCACGCCGCGCCGGCGCTCTATGCCGTGCTGCACCGCTGGGGCTACATCACGAGCCACGACTTGGCGCGCCTGCGCCAGCTCGAGAGCATCACGCAGGGGCATCCTGACTCGCGACGCTGCCCCGGCGTCGAGGCCTCGACGGGCTCGCTCGGCCAGGGCCTCAGCGTGGGGCACGGCATGGCCCTGGCCCTCCGTGGACAGGCTCAGCGCGTCTACGTCCTGCTCGGCGACGGTGAGCTGCAGGAGGGGCAGATTTGGGAGGCGGCGATGAGCGCCGCGCATTTCCGCTCGGCCGGGCTCTGCGCGATCGTCGACGCCAACCGCCTGCAGATCGACGGGGCCGTGGCCAAGATCATGAACGTCGAGCCGATCGCCGCCAAGTTCATCGCCTTCGGCTGGAAGGCGCTGGAGATCGACGGGCACGACATCGAGCAGATCCTCGGCGCGCTCGATCAGTCGCGCGCCAACACCGAGACGCCGACGGTAATCGTCGCGCGCACGATCAAGGGCAAGGGCGTCTCGCTCTTCGAGGACAAGGTCGAGTGGCACGGCAGGGCACCCAACGCCGCCGAGCTCGCGCTCGCGCTCGGGGAGCTGGGCGAGCCGCCGGCGGTGACCGAGCCATGA
- a CDS encoding alpha/beta hydrolase produces MSERESPLTVTAAPSPRAVGRFVVDDGTELAYQVYGATQAPAFAIAGALGVAPAVLSPQIAALSRRYRVVCMDYRGTGAARGGPLPGDLSPPRLARDLGAVLDRVDVRNAVLVGWGLGVAVAFELARQRPALPAAVVALCGTAGRPLRAALPLPLAWAGEQLVAQLAGYPDLVEHFVELTAPLPRALLAVLRTLLPAAEPVDRKSAIRGLGGRKNAERAVLLRLLVEQLRHDASDVVPRLGCPLLVITGTRDRLTSTAAGRALAAAAPDGEQREVEGATRFAALEQPVMINRWLLELARKVYRPAP; encoded by the coding sequence TTGAGCGAGCGCGAGAGCCCCTTGACGGTCACTGCGGCCCCGTCGCCCCGTGCAGTGGGGCGCTTCGTCGTCGATGACGGTACGGAGCTGGCGTATCAGGTCTACGGAGCGACGCAGGCGCCGGCCTTCGCGATCGCCGGGGCGCTCGGTGTCGCACCGGCGGTGCTCTCGCCGCAGATCGCCGCGCTGTCGCGCCGCTACCGCGTGGTCTGCATGGACTATCGGGGCACCGGCGCGGCGCGCGGAGGACCGCTCCCCGGGGACCTCAGTCCCCCGCGCCTCGCCCGCGATCTCGGGGCCGTCCTCGACCGCGTCGACGTTCGCAACGCCGTCCTCGTCGGCTGGGGTCTGGGGGTGGCGGTCGCGTTCGAGCTGGCGCGCCAGCGGCCTGCGCTGCCCGCTGCAGTCGTGGCGCTGTGTGGGACCGCCGGGCGTCCGCTGCGCGCGGCGCTGCCCCTGCCGCTGGCCTGGGCCGGCGAGCAGCTCGTGGCTCAGCTGGCGGGCTATCCCGATCTCGTCGAGCACTTCGTCGAGCTGACGGCACCCCTGCCCCGCGCGCTGCTGGCGGTGCTCCGGACGTTGCTCCCTGCGGCTGAGCCGGTCGATCGCAAGTCCGCGATCCGCGGCCTCGGCGGGCGCAAGAACGCCGAGAGGGCCGTGCTCCTGCGTCTGCTGGTGGAGCAGCTCCGGCACGACGCGAGCGATGTCGTGCCCCGGCTCGGCTGTCCCCTGCTGGTGATTACCGGGACGCGCGATCGCTTGACCTCGACGGCCGCGGGGCGGGCGCTGGCCGCGGCGGCGCCGGACGGCGAGCAGCGCGAGGTCGAGGGCGCGACGCGCTTCGCCGCCCTCGAGCAGCCCGTGATGATCAACCGTTGGCTCCTGGAGCTCGCGCGCAAGGTCTATCGGCCAGCGCCGTGA
- the rocD gene encoding ornithine--oxo-acid transaminase: protein MTRAQGIIARTEAHGAHNYQPLPVVLTRGEGVWVWDVTGRRYLDLLSGYSALSFGHAHPRLVAALREQAGRLSLTSRAFYNDRLPELFERLTALSGLSRVLPMNTGAEAVETALKAARKWGYTVKGVPPDSAEIIVCSNNFHGRTISVISFSSVDQYRAGYGPFTPGFRAIPFGDASALRQAIGPRTVAFLVEPIQGEGGIVVPPEGYLAQVAELCRAQRVLLLLDEVQTGLGRTGRTFCFEHEGARPDVLILGKALGGGLYPVSAVVGTEEVMGVFRPGDHGSTFGGNPLAAAVGVAALELLEREGLAERARVLGERLLAGLAALRSPLVAEVRGRGLLVGVVLRPELGGARPYCERLLAEGLLCKETHRDVIRLAPPLIIGEDALDWAIERVGRVLV from the coding sequence ATGACGCGTGCCCAAGGGATCATCGCGCGCACCGAGGCTCACGGCGCGCATAACTACCAGCCACTGCCGGTGGTTCTAACACGCGGCGAGGGCGTCTGGGTGTGGGACGTCACGGGGCGGCGCTACCTGGACCTGCTCAGCGGCTATTCCGCCCTCAGCTTCGGACACGCACATCCTCGGCTCGTCGCGGCGCTGCGCGAGCAGGCAGGGCGCTTGAGCCTGACCTCGAGGGCCTTCTACAACGACCGCCTGCCCGAGCTCTTCGAGCGCTTGACGGCGCTGAGCGGGCTGTCGCGGGTCCTGCCGATGAATACGGGGGCCGAGGCGGTGGAGACCGCGTTGAAGGCGGCGCGCAAGTGGGGCTACACGGTCAAGGGCGTGCCGCCCGATAGCGCCGAGATCATCGTCTGCAGCAATAACTTCCATGGCCGCACGATCAGCGTGATCTCGTTCTCGTCCGTCGACCAATACCGCGCCGGCTATGGACCCTTCACGCCAGGCTTTCGCGCGATTCCCTTCGGCGACGCGAGCGCGCTGCGCCAGGCCATCGGGCCGCGCACGGTGGCCTTTCTCGTCGAGCCGATTCAGGGGGAGGGCGGCATCGTCGTGCCCCCCGAGGGCTATCTTGCGCAGGTCGCGGAGCTCTGCCGCGCGCAGCGCGTCCTGCTGCTGCTGGACGAGGTTCAGACCGGTCTGGGGCGGACCGGGCGCACCTTCTGTTTCGAGCACGAAGGCGCGCGCCCCGATGTGCTGATCCTCGGCAAGGCCCTCGGCGGCGGCCTCTACCCCGTCTCGGCGGTGGTGGGCACCGAGGAGGTCATGGGCGTCTTTAGGCCGGGTGATCACGGCTCGACCTTTGGCGGCAATCCGCTCGCTGCCGCAGTCGGGGTCGCGGCGCTCGAGCTGCTCGAGCGTGAGGGGCTCGCCGAGCGGGCGCGGGTGCTCGGCGAGCGCTTGCTGGCGGGTCTGGCGGCGCTGCGCTCGCCCCTCGTCGCGGAGGTGCGCGGGCGCGGCCTGTTGGTCGGGGTCGTGCTCAGGCCCGAGCTGGGTGGCGCGCGCCCCTATTGCGAGCGCCTGCTAGCGGAGGGCTTGCTCTGCAAGGAGACCCATCGGGACGTGATCCGGCTGGCTCCGCCGCTGATCATCGGCGAGGACGCGTTGGACTGGGCCATCGAGAGGGTTGGACGGGTGCTGGTTTAG
- a CDS encoding acyl-CoA dehydrogenase, producing MAPFTIDLRDLKFALFEQIEIQNLLKQELFSELTQDDLEMILDEACKLAREVFAPAGIAGDREGCTFEDGKVRVPPSYHEPFRRYCEAQWLALNHSPEWGGQGAPRCLRTAVDDMFFGANIGLNLGMLLTPGAAHLIEAFGDEALKQTYLRRMYSGEWGGTMCLTEPQAGSDVGMVATKATREGDAYRIEGEKIFITYGEHDLTENIVHCVLARIEGAPKGTKGLSLFAVPKYRVQGDGSLGDLNHVVCTNIEHKLGIHGSPTCTMNFGGAGPCLGALIGGEHQGMSAMFQLMNDARLAVGLQGVALANAAYQAALGYSRERLQGPDVERFKDPEAPRVPIVRHPDIRLSLMRQKAYSEGCRALVLYTAYCMDVARCAPTPEERDEHAALVELLTPICKAYGSDMGFSVTEWALHTFGGYGYLRDYPAEQLLRDCKIAAIYEGTNGIQAMDLVARKLPARGGANMLAVYKRVKAFIEAQREHVALGQAVAVLEQATVTWSEVNRALATAAMRKDWLMPLLHATPYLALCGDLLVAFMLLQQAEVAWRRLVTLCAGAGVDPLDGAALRRLATSDDEVRFYDGKVKTARFFCASELPRLHARAAAITGSDRSALEIVFAGE from the coding sequence ATGGCTCCGTTCACCATCGACCTTCGCGATCTGAAGTTCGCCCTCTTCGAGCAGATCGAGATCCAGAACCTGCTCAAGCAGGAGCTCTTCAGTGAGCTGACGCAGGACGATCTGGAGATGATCCTCGACGAGGCGTGCAAGTTGGCGCGGGAGGTCTTCGCGCCCGCGGGCATCGCCGGTGATCGCGAGGGTTGCACCTTCGAGGACGGCAAGGTGCGCGTGCCGCCCTCCTATCATGAGCCCTTCCGGCGCTACTGCGAGGCGCAGTGGTTGGCGCTCAACCACAGCCCCGAGTGGGGCGGGCAGGGCGCCCCCCGCTGTCTGCGCACCGCGGTCGACGACATGTTCTTCGGCGCCAATATTGGCCTCAACCTCGGCATGTTGCTCACCCCCGGCGCCGCGCACCTGATCGAGGCCTTCGGCGACGAGGCGCTCAAGCAGACCTACCTGCGGCGCATGTACAGCGGCGAGTGGGGCGGCACGATGTGCCTGACCGAGCCGCAGGCCGGCTCCGACGTCGGCATGGTCGCCACCAAGGCGACGCGCGAGGGTGACGCCTATCGCATCGAAGGCGAGAAGATCTTCATCACCTACGGTGAGCACGATCTGACGGAGAACATCGTGCACTGCGTTCTGGCGCGGATCGAGGGCGCGCCGAAGGGGACGAAGGGACTGAGCCTCTTCGCGGTGCCGAAGTATCGCGTGCAGGGCGACGGATCGTTGGGCGACCTCAACCACGTGGTCTGCACCAACATCGAGCACAAGCTCGGCATTCACGGCTCGCCGACCTGCACGATGAACTTCGGCGGCGCCGGGCCGTGTCTCGGGGCGCTGATCGGCGGCGAGCACCAAGGCATGTCGGCGATGTTCCAGTTGATGAACGACGCGCGGCTCGCCGTTGGCCTGCAGGGCGTGGCCCTCGCCAACGCCGCCTACCAGGCGGCGCTGGGCTATTCGCGTGAGCGGCTGCAGGGGCCGGACGTTGAGCGCTTCAAGGACCCCGAGGCGCCGCGGGTGCCGATCGTCCGCCACCCGGACATTCGCCTCTCGCTGATGCGGCAGAAGGCCTACTCAGAGGGTTGCCGCGCGCTGGTGCTCTACACGGCCTACTGCATGGACGTCGCGCGCTGCGCGCCGACGCCAGAGGAACGTGACGAGCATGCCGCGCTAGTCGAGCTGTTGACGCCCATCTGCAAGGCCTACGGCTCGGATATGGGCTTCAGCGTGACCGAGTGGGCGTTGCACACCTTCGGGGGCTACGGCTATCTGCGCGACTATCCGGCCGAGCAGCTGCTGCGCGACTGCAAGATCGCCGCGATCTACGAGGGTACCAACGGCATCCAGGCCATGGATCTGGTGGCGCGCAAGCTGCCGGCGCGCGGTGGCGCCAACATGTTGGCGGTCTACAAGCGCGTCAAGGCCTTCATCGAGGCGCAGCGCGAGCATGTCGCGCTGGGGCAGGCCGTCGCCGTGCTCGAGCAGGCGACGGTCACCTGGAGCGAGGTCAACCGCGCGCTGGCGACCGCCGCGATGCGCAAGGATTGGCTGATGCCGCTGCTGCACGCCACGCCCTACCTCGCGCTCTGCGGCGATCTGCTGGTGGCCTTCATGCTGCTGCAGCAGGCGGAGGTGGCGTGGCGGCGGCTCGTCACGCTCTGCGCGGGTGCTGGCGTGGACCCGCTCGATGGCGCGGCGCTGCGCCGCCTGGCGACCAGCGACGACGAGGTGCGCTTCTACGACGGCAAGGTCAAGACGGCGCGCTTCTTCTGCGCCAGCGAGCTGCCGCGGCTGCATGCGCGCGCTGCTGCGATCACCGGCTCCGACCGCAGCGCGCTCGAGATCGTTTTTGCCGGCGAGTGA
- a CDS encoding transketolase family protein produces the protein MTRTTRRVLSTREAYGRTLVRLGELSRDVVVLDADLSSSTQTALFAERFPDRFFNMGVSEQDMICTAAGLSLTGKIVFASSFAIFITGRCWEQIRNSVALPGCNVNLVATHGGLTVGKDGASHQALEDIAVMRAIPTMTVIVPADAVETRKAVEAAAWYDGPVYIRLTRENLPVIDCDERPFRIGVGWEVRPGHDVTIFGIGLMLHAAIEAAELLAAENISARVVNLSTVKPIDEHIIVRCAVETGAAVTAEEHNVCGGLGDAVGEVLLRRHPIPLERVAVRDAFGRSGDPKELLQYFDLTPQAVAAAAKQAIARAKR, from the coding sequence ATGACACGCACGACCCGCCGCGTGCTCTCGACCCGCGAAGCCTACGGCCGCACGCTCGTCCGGCTGGGCGAGCTCAGTCGCGACGTCGTCGTCCTCGACGCGGATCTCTCGAGCTCGACGCAGACCGCGCTCTTCGCCGAGCGCTTCCCCGATCGCTTCTTCAACATGGGGGTCAGCGAGCAGGACATGATCTGCACCGCGGCGGGGCTCTCGCTGACCGGCAAGATAGTCTTCGCCTCGAGCTTCGCGATCTTCATCACGGGGCGCTGCTGGGAGCAGATCCGCAACTCCGTCGCCCTGCCCGGCTGCAACGTCAACCTCGTCGCCACGCACGGCGGGCTGACGGTGGGCAAGGACGGCGCCTCGCACCAGGCGCTCGAGGACATCGCCGTGATGCGGGCGATTCCGACGATGACCGTGATCGTCCCGGCCGACGCCGTCGAGACCCGCAAGGCGGTCGAGGCCGCCGCCTGGTACGATGGCCCGGTCTACATTCGACTGACGCGCGAGAACCTGCCGGTGATCGACTGCGACGAGCGGCCCTTCCGCATCGGCGTCGGCTGGGAGGTGCGACCCGGTCATGACGTGACGATCTTCGGCATCGGCCTGATGCTGCACGCAGCGATCGAGGCCGCCGAACTCTTGGCCGCCGAGAACATCTCGGCCCGCGTGGTCAACCTCTCCACCGTCAAGCCGATCGACGAGCACATCATCGTACGCTGCGCGGTCGAGACCGGCGCGGCCGTCACCGCCGAGGAGCATAACGTCTGCGGCGGGCTCGGCGACGCCGTCGGCGAGGTGCTGCTGCGGCGGCACCCGATTCCCCTCGAGCGGGTCGCGGTGCGCGACGCCTTCGGGCGCTCCGGAGACCCGAAGGAGCTGCTCCAGTACTTCGATCTCACACCCCAGGCTGTCGCCGCCGCGGCCAAACAGGCGATCGCCCGCGCCAAGAGGTGA